A window of the Gossypium hirsutum isolate 1008001.06 chromosome A03, Gossypium_hirsutum_v2.1, whole genome shotgun sequence genome harbors these coding sequences:
- the LOC107920000 gene encoding zinc finger CCCH domain-containing protein 5 isoform X2: MDCLTFLYACQEDRGDDWEYVEEGPAEIIWQGNEIIVRKKKVRAPKGEAIQKCKEEDADRPTSNPLPPQSEAFSDYLNTSSAQEVLESVAKEVPNFGTEQDKAHCPFHLKTGACRFGQRCSRVHFYPDKSCTLLMRNMYNGPGLALEQDEGLEYTDEEVEQCYEEFYEDVHTEFLKFGEIVNFKVCKNGSFHLRGNVYVHYKSLESAVLAYDSINGRYFAGKQVKCEFVNITRWKVAICGEFMKSRLKTCSRGTACNFIHCFRNPGGDYEWADWDKPPPRYWMKKMAALFGYGDEAEFEKQREQDNFGHLRNPNHLVKSVDDRHRSRRSISRERGKNNDRKQKKDLDGRCDRQKTSLKREQNSERILDTSSDGGYSESDIDGARDTDKIRSHFHAKRNSKWQSDSSEYLADTNRVYEDRECQTKKRRRHQSKGEYGGSVFCIHEDDGDQLDRDRDSGKSSRHYIRESSLNDWGASKNKIHVSDSLVKQLSTVSDRESHHHNRQKSSGNLDEVLGPDDYGNADYRTHESNSSDHGSERNKGRHYDHQSKRSQHLVECSELLDAPVHQAKLKDKRDLKRGRHSRHRYEEIDFSDDREGKHHVKRRSHGHKRQ; this comes from the exons aTGGATTGTCTTACATTCTTATATGCTTGCCAGGAAGATAGGGGTGATGATTGGGAATACGTAGAAGAAGGCCCTGCTGAAATTATCTGGCAAGGAAATGAGATTATTGTTAGGAAAAAGAAAGTTAGGGCTCCAAAAGGAGAAGCAATTCAAAAGTGTAAAGAAGAG GATGCTGATAGGCCTACATCAAATCCTCTTCCTCCACAATCTGAAGCTTTTTCAGACTACCTGAACACATCATCAGCACAAGAGGTGTTAGAGAGTGTTGCTAAAGAAGTACCTAACTTTGGAACTGAACAG GATAAAGCTCATTGTCCTTTCCACTTAAAGACCGGAGCCTGTCGATTCGGTCAGCGTTGCAGTAGAGTTCATTTTTACCCTGATAAATCATGCACGCTGCTCATGAGGAACATGTACAATGGTCCTGGCCTTGCATTGGAGCAAGATGAGGGGCTTGAG TATACGGATGAAGAGGTTGAACAGTGTTATGAAGAATTTTACGAGGATGTGCACACAGAGTTCTTAAAATTTGGGGAAATTGTTAATTTTAAG GTGTGTAAGAACGGTTCATTCCACTTGAGGGGAAATGTTTACGTGCATTATAAATCACTAGAATCTGCTGTCCTTGCTTATGATTCAATAAATGGGCGATACTTTGCTGGCAAACAG GTAAAATGTGAGTTTGTCAACATTACCAGATGGAAGGTTGCCATTTGTGGGGAATTTATGAAGTCAAGATTGAAG ACATGTTCTCGTGGAACTGCCTGCAATTTTATCCACTGTTTCCGGAACCCTGGCGGAGACTACGAATGGGCAGATTGGGACAAACCACCCCCTAGGTATTGGATGAAAAAGATGGCTGCTTTATTTGGATATGGTGATGAGGCTGAGTTTGAGAAACAGAGAGAGCAAGACAATTTTGGGCATTTGAGGAACCCTAACCATCTGGTAAAATCAGTTGATGATAG GCACCGCTCTAGAAGATCAATATCCAGGGAGAGGGGCAAGAATAAtgatagaaaacaaaaaaaagatttAGATGGGAGATGTGATCGACAGAAGACAAGTTTAAAACGGGAACAAAACAGTGAGAGAATCCTTGATACCAGTTCTGATGGAGGTTATTCAGAAAGTGATATAGATGGCGCCAGAGATACTGATAAAATTAGAAGCCATTTTCATGCTAAGAGAAACTCAAAATGGCAGAGTGATTCATCAGAATACTTGGCTGATACGAACAGGGTCTATGAAGACAGAGAATGTCAGACCAAGAAAAGGAGAAGGCATCAAAGTAAAGGGGAATATGGAGGCAGTGTTTTCTGCATTCATGAAGATGATGGAGATCAGTTGGATAGAGACAGAGACAGTGGTAAAAGCTCAAGACACTATATCAGAGAATCATCCCTGAATGATTGGGGGGCTAGCAAGAACAAAATTCATGTTTCAGATTCACTTGTAAAGCAGTTGAGTACTGTCAGTGACAGAGAAAGTCATCATCATAATAGACAGAAAAGCTCAGGAAACCTGGACGAAGTTTTAGGACCTGATGATTATGGCAATGCTGACTATAGGACTCATGAGAGTAATTCTAGTGATCATGGGTCTGAGAGGAATAAGGGCAGACATTATGATCATCAGAGTAAGCGTTCACAACACTTGGTTGAATGTTCTGAACTCCTAGATGCTCCAGTTCATCAAGCAAAGTTGAAAGATAAACGAGACCTAAAAAGGGGTAGGCACTCAAGGCACAGGTATGAGGAGATCGATTTTTCCGATGATCGTGAGGGGAAACATCATGTAAAACGCAGATCTCATGGTCATAAAAGACAATGA
- the LOC107920000 gene encoding zinc finger CCCH domain-containing protein 5 isoform X1 yields the protein MAEAEAAISKQEEGGQRDNHPMTKGRKEKRKEIKKMKRKQLRKEAAEKEREAEEAWLNDPEEQKRIAREEEEERKRRELALREFEERERAWIEAMDIKRKAQEDEEEQQKRRDDSEDANGEQRQQEDRGDDWEYVEEGPAEIIWQGNEIIVRKKKVRAPKGEAIQKCKEEDADRPTSNPLPPQSEAFSDYLNTSSAQEVLESVAKEVPNFGTEQDKAHCPFHLKTGACRFGQRCSRVHFYPDKSCTLLMRNMYNGPGLALEQDEGLEYTDEEVEQCYEEFYEDVHTEFLKFGEIVNFKVCKNGSFHLRGNVYVHYKSLESAVLAYDSINGRYFAGKQVKCEFVNITRWKVAICGEFMKSRLKTCSRGTACNFIHCFRNPGGDYEWADWDKPPPRYWMKKMAALFGYGDEAEFEKQREQDNFGHLRNPNHLVKSVDDRHRSRRSISRERGKNNDRKQKKDLDGRCDRQKTSLKREQNSERILDTSSDGGYSESDIDGARDTDKIRSHFHAKRNSKWQSDSSEYLADTNRVYEDRECQTKKRRRHQSKGEYGGSVFCIHEDDGDQLDRDRDSGKSSRHYIRESSLNDWGASKNKIHVSDSLVKQLSTVSDRESHHHNRQKSSGNLDEVLGPDDYGNADYRTHESNSSDHGSERNKGRHYDHQSKRSQHLVECSELLDAPVHQAKLKDKRDLKRGRHSRHRYEEIDFSDDREGKHHVKRRSHGHKRQ from the exons ATGGCTGAAGCTGAAGCAGCAATTTCGAAACAAGAGGAAGGAGGGCAAAGAGACAATCATCCCATGACGAAAGGCagaaaggagaagaggaaagAAATTAAGAAGATGAAGAGGAAGCAGTTGAGGAAGGAAGCAGCGGAGAAGGAGAGGGAGGCGGAAGAGGCCTGGCTCAACGACCCCGAGGAGCAAAAGAGGATTGctagagaggaggaggaggagcgAAAGAGGAGAGAGTTAGCTTTGAGGGAGTTCGAAGAGAGGGAGAGAGCGTGGATCGAGGCTATGGATATTAAGAGAAAAGCtcaagaagatgaagaagaacaGCAGAAGAGAAGGGATGATTCGGAGGATGCAAACGGAGAACAACGGCAACAG GAAGATAGGGGTGATGATTGGGAATACGTAGAAGAAGGCCCTGCTGAAATTATCTGGCAAGGAAATGAGATTATTGTTAGGAAAAAGAAAGTTAGGGCTCCAAAAGGAGAAGCAATTCAAAAGTGTAAAGAAGAG GATGCTGATAGGCCTACATCAAATCCTCTTCCTCCACAATCTGAAGCTTTTTCAGACTACCTGAACACATCATCAGCACAAGAGGTGTTAGAGAGTGTTGCTAAAGAAGTACCTAACTTTGGAACTGAACAG GATAAAGCTCATTGTCCTTTCCACTTAAAGACCGGAGCCTGTCGATTCGGTCAGCGTTGCAGTAGAGTTCATTTTTACCCTGATAAATCATGCACGCTGCTCATGAGGAACATGTACAATGGTCCTGGCCTTGCATTGGAGCAAGATGAGGGGCTTGAG TATACGGATGAAGAGGTTGAACAGTGTTATGAAGAATTTTACGAGGATGTGCACACAGAGTTCTTAAAATTTGGGGAAATTGTTAATTTTAAG GTGTGTAAGAACGGTTCATTCCACTTGAGGGGAAATGTTTACGTGCATTATAAATCACTAGAATCTGCTGTCCTTGCTTATGATTCAATAAATGGGCGATACTTTGCTGGCAAACAG GTAAAATGTGAGTTTGTCAACATTACCAGATGGAAGGTTGCCATTTGTGGGGAATTTATGAAGTCAAGATTGAAG ACATGTTCTCGTGGAACTGCCTGCAATTTTATCCACTGTTTCCGGAACCCTGGCGGAGACTACGAATGGGCAGATTGGGACAAACCACCCCCTAGGTATTGGATGAAAAAGATGGCTGCTTTATTTGGATATGGTGATGAGGCTGAGTTTGAGAAACAGAGAGAGCAAGACAATTTTGGGCATTTGAGGAACCCTAACCATCTGGTAAAATCAGTTGATGATAG GCACCGCTCTAGAAGATCAATATCCAGGGAGAGGGGCAAGAATAAtgatagaaaacaaaaaaaagatttAGATGGGAGATGTGATCGACAGAAGACAAGTTTAAAACGGGAACAAAACAGTGAGAGAATCCTTGATACCAGTTCTGATGGAGGTTATTCAGAAAGTGATATAGATGGCGCCAGAGATACTGATAAAATTAGAAGCCATTTTCATGCTAAGAGAAACTCAAAATGGCAGAGTGATTCATCAGAATACTTGGCTGATACGAACAGGGTCTATGAAGACAGAGAATGTCAGACCAAGAAAAGGAGAAGGCATCAAAGTAAAGGGGAATATGGAGGCAGTGTTTTCTGCATTCATGAAGATGATGGAGATCAGTTGGATAGAGACAGAGACAGTGGTAAAAGCTCAAGACACTATATCAGAGAATCATCCCTGAATGATTGGGGGGCTAGCAAGAACAAAATTCATGTTTCAGATTCACTTGTAAAGCAGTTGAGTACTGTCAGTGACAGAGAAAGTCATCATCATAATAGACAGAAAAGCTCAGGAAACCTGGACGAAGTTTTAGGACCTGATGATTATGGCAATGCTGACTATAGGACTCATGAGAGTAATTCTAGTGATCATGGGTCTGAGAGGAATAAGGGCAGACATTATGATCATCAGAGTAAGCGTTCACAACACTTGGTTGAATGTTCTGAACTCCTAGATGCTCCAGTTCATCAAGCAAAGTTGAAAGATAAACGAGACCTAAAAAGGGGTAGGCACTCAAGGCACAGGTATGAGGAGATCGATTTTTCCGATGATCGTGAGGGGAAACATCATGTAAAACGCAGATCTCATGGTCATAAAAGACAATGA